The proteins below come from a single Mucilaginibacter mali genomic window:
- a CDS encoding metallophosphoesterase produces MHSLLFVFFIAAVLLTIDAYLLHGLRAALANWAIIRKKGFNIFYWIFCAGMVFGLLCCVYFKLGVGVRAAFLMFFFVTQVAKLCFLPFMIIDDVRRYIIKKRKTKEAAKLKAEDKKEETEPIQITRSSFLMKAGIMATSVPVIGLGAGVVSRVGVFDYQLKRVNLYLPNLPKKFDGLTLGQISDIHSGSYHKRDRIRIRGGVDMLMKEKPDMIFFTGDLVNDVATDIEWVYDCFTPIKAPLGVFSCFGNHDYGDYSQLTGKPRQENRDAMIKLHHSYGWDLLLNENRRLKVEGEEIGIVGIENWGVLSRFPKYGRMDLATKNTGDLPVKLLLSHDPSHWRAEVLPKYPQIDAVFAGHTHGMQFGVQTGYFQWSPIEYLYEEWAGLYREAHQQIYVNVGFGYVGYPGRIGILPEITIFTLRSGTDPSLT; encoded by the coding sequence TGCTGCATGGTTTGCGCGCGGCACTCGCCAATTGGGCTATCATCCGCAAAAAAGGCTTTAACATTTTTTACTGGATCTTTTGCGCGGGTATGGTTTTTGGTTTGCTGTGCTGCGTTTACTTTAAACTTGGCGTAGGCGTAAGGGCGGCGTTCCTGATGTTCTTTTTTGTTACGCAGGTAGCCAAGCTCTGCTTTTTGCCGTTTATGATCATCGATGATGTGCGCCGCTATATCATAAAAAAGAGAAAGACAAAAGAAGCGGCCAAACTAAAGGCAGAAGATAAAAAAGAAGAAACAGAGCCAATACAGATCACCCGTTCATCATTTTTAATGAAAGCCGGTATTATGGCCACTTCGGTACCGGTAATAGGCTTGGGCGCAGGTGTGGTATCACGCGTTGGCGTGTTCGATTATCAATTAAAGCGCGTAAACCTTTACCTGCCCAATCTGCCTAAAAAATTTGACGGACTAACATTGGGGCAGATCTCCGATATCCACTCGGGCAGCTATCACAAACGCGACCGTATACGTATTCGTGGTGGTGTTGATATGCTGATGAAAGAAAAGCCCGATATGATATTCTTCACCGGCGATCTGGTGAACGATGTGGCAACCGATATTGAATGGGTGTATGATTGTTTTACGCCGATAAAAGCCCCGCTGGGCGTATTCTCTTGCTTTGGTAACCACGATTATGGTGATTATTCGCAACTGACTGGTAAGCCACGGCAGGAAAACCGCGATGCCATGATCAAACTGCATCATAGCTACGGTTGGGATCTGCTGCTGAACGAGAACCGACGCTTAAAGGTGGAGGGCGAAGAAATAGGCATCGTCGGTATAGAAAACTGGGGGGTGCTGAGCCGCTTCCCTAAATATGGCCGTATGGACCTGGCTACTAAAAACACCGGTGACCTACCCGTAAAACTCCTGCTCTCTCACGACCCATCTCACTGGCGGGCCGAAGTACTGCCTAAATACCCGCAGATAGACGCTGTTTTTGCCGGGCATACGCACGGCATGCAGTTTGGGGTACAAACAGGCTACTTTCAATGGAGCCCTATCGAATATTTATACGAAGAATGGGCAGGCCTGTACCGCGAAGCACACCAACAGATATACGTAAACGTAGGCTTTGGCTACGTAGGCTACCCGGGCAGGATTGGAATATTGCCGGAGATTACGATATTTACGCTGAGATCGGGCACCGATCCATCTCTTACATAA